Proteins found in one Sorghum bicolor cultivar BTx623 chromosome 1, Sorghum_bicolor_NCBIv3, whole genome shotgun sequence genomic segment:
- the LOC8062214 gene encoding BTB/POZ domain-containing protein At1g30440 → MASVKLGSKPDAFKRQGQAWFCTTGLPSDVTVEVGDMSFHLHKFPLLSKSAFLERLIEENSDQEECIVKLNEIPGGAKSFELVARFCYGVKIELSPANVVYLRCASEHLEMTEAVAEENLIAQSEMFLNQVVLRNWKDSLTALETCDDLLPHAEDLQIVKRCIESLASKATTDPNLFGWPIREHGMMQSPGGSVLWNGISTGARPRNFNSDWWYGDASSLSFPMYKRLISTMESRGIRPEIIAGSLTYYAKKYLPGLNRRHSHSMGAVATTSTLSEVEQKNLLEEIDRLLPVHKGVASTKVLLGLLRTAMILKASPTCISNLEKRIGMQLDQATLEDLLLPNFSYTMETLYNVECVHRILDHFLAMDQANGGESPCLDDVMASPSLAPITSVAKLIDGYLAEIAPDINLKPPKFQALASAIPEYARPLDDGLYRAIDIYLKAHSWLSEGEREQLCRLLDCQKLSLEACTHAAQNERLPLRVVVQVLFFEQLQLRTSIAGCLLVSDNLEGSRPLRSGITTSGEAGGWATAVRENQVLKVGMDNMRMRLAELEKECSSMRQEIEKLGGRAGKGGGGGGWASRVVPRRLGLKVRSQMCSAQEGSVSEQQRSMSAKLDKLQAKVSKQKKQLAVDA, encoded by the exons ATGGCGTCCGTCAAGCTCGGCTCCAAACCTGACGCCTTCAAGCGGCAAGGCCAGGCATG GTTCTGCACAACAGGACTTCCTAGCGATGTCACCGTTGAGGTTGGGGATATGTCTTTCCACCTTCACAAG ttccctttactttcgaaaaGTGCCTTTCTCGAACGGTTGATTGAAGAAAATTCAGACCAAGAAGAGTGTATCGTCAAGCTAAATGAGATTCCTGGGGGTGCCAAGTCATTTGAGCTAGTTGCAAGGTTCTGCTATGGTGTGAAAATAGAGCTTTCTCCAGCAAATGTTGTCTACCTACGATGTGCCTCAGAGCATCTAGAAATGACTGAAGCAGTGGCTGAGGAAAACCTGATTGCCCAGTCAGAAATGTTCCTCAACCAAGTGGTTCTCCGTAACTGGAAAGATTCCCTGACAGCATTGGAGACATGTGATGACCTACTCCCCCATGCTGAAGACCTCCAGATTGTGAAGAGATGCATCGAGTCGTTAGCATCAAAAGCTACTACTGATCCAAACCTCTTTGGGTGGCCGATAAGGGAACATGGCATGATGCAAAGCCCTGGTGGCAGTGTACTGTGGAATGGGATCAGCACGGGTGCAAGGCCCAGAAACTTTAATTCAGACTGGTGGTATGGTGATGCTTCATCATTGAGTTTTCCCATGTACAAGAGGTTAATCTCCACCATGGAGTCTCGAGGCATTCGACCAGAAATAATTGCTGGTTCCTTGACCTACTATGCCAAGAAGTATCTTCCAGGACTCAATAGGCGCCATAGTCATAGCATGGGCGCAGTGGCTACTACATCTACTCTATCTGAGGTTGAACAGAAAAACTTACTTGAGGAGATCGACAGGCTATTGCCCGTTCACAAGGGTGTAGCATCAACAAAAGTTCTGCTTGGGCTCCTTCGCACAGCCATGATTCTGAAAGCCAGCCCCACGTGCATTTCTAACTTGGAGAAACGGATTGGCATGCAACTGGACCAGGCCACTTTGGAGGATCTACTGCTGCCAAATTTCTCCTACACAATGGAAACTCTGTACAATGTGGAGTGTGTGCACAGGATTCTTGATCATTTCTTGGCAATGGACCAGGCAAATGGCGGCGAGTCCCCATGCTTGGATGATGTCATGGCATCCCCATCCTTGGCACCAATCACAAGTGTTGCCAAACTAATTGATGGCTATCTTGCAGAAATTGCACCAGATATCAATTTGAAGCCTCCTAAGTTCCAAGCTCTGGCATCTGCTATCCCTGAATATGCCCGGCCACTGGATGATGGACTTTATCGTGCCATTGATATTTACTTGAAG GCTCATTCCTGGCTATCAGAAGGTGAAAGGGAGCAGCTCTGCCGACTGTTGGACTGCCAGAAGCTCTCCCTGGAAGCATGCACTCACGCCGCCCAGAACGAGAGGCTGCCGCTGCGCGTGGTGGTGCAAGTCCTCTTCTTCGAGCAGCTCCAGCTAAGAACCTCGATTGCAGGGTGCCTCCTGGTCTCCGACAACCTCGAAGGCTCCAGGCCTCTGCGGAGCGGCATCACGACGTCCGGTGAGGCGGGGGGCTGGGCGACGGCGGTCCGAGAGAACCAGGTCCTGAAGGTCGGCATGGACAACATGCGGATGCGGCTGGCCGAGCTGGAGAAGGAGTGCTCGAGCATGCGGCAGGAGATCGAGAAGCTGGGCGGGCGCGCCGGCaagggtggcggtggcggcgggtgGGCCTCCCGCGTCGTGCCTCGGCGGCTCGGCCTGAAGGTGAGGTCGCAGATGTGCAGCGCCCAGGAGGGCTCCGTCAGTGAGCAGCAGAGGAGCATGAGCGCCAAGCTCGACAAGCTGCAGGCCAAGGTGTCGAAGCAGAAGAAGCAGCTGGCCGTGGATGCCTGA
- the LOC8062215 gene encoding cationic amino acid transporter 1: protein MAVGGEGVRQRQRGCSCTKADFFPEESFSSWSAYGRALRSTVSRLADRVTSRSLETTELHEVRARSGADMKRDLTWWDLAWFGVGAVIGAGIFVLTGQEAREDVGPAVVISYVVSGVSAMLSVFCYTEFAVEIPVAGGSFAYLRVELGDFMAFVAAGNILLEYCIGGAAVARAWTSYFATLLNHQPSDFRIHASGLDANYSELDPIAVVVIALVCIFASASTKGTSRFNYVLSVVHIAVIIFIIVAGLTKADAANMRDFMPFGVRGIFSASAVLFFAYIGFDAVSTMAEETKNPARDIPIGLVGAMTLTTALYCVLAVTLCLMQPYSSIDADAPFSVAFSARGMDWAKYIVAFGALKGMTTVLLVSAVGQARYLTHIARTHMMPPWLAQVHPRTGTPVNATVVMLVATAVIAFFTDLGILSNLLSISTLFIFKLVAVALLVRRYYVAGETTTANRNKLAACIAAILATSTATATCWGVDINGWVPYAVTVTAWFVSTVCLWAFVPQARAPKLWGVPLVPWLPSASIAINVFLLGSIDSKSFMRFGYWTAALLVYYLFVGLHASYDTAKALAAESAIAKVENGDDKPARGAVHNGV, encoded by the exons atggcggtcggcggcgagggggtgcggcagcggcagcgcggGTGCTCGTGCACCAAGGCGGACTTCTTCCCGGAGGAGTCGTTCTCGAGCTGGTCGGCGTACGGGCGCGCGCTGCGGAGCACGGTGTCCCGGCTGGCGGACCGCGTGACGTCGCGGTCCCTGGAGACGACGGAGCTGCACGAGGTGCGCGCCCGCAGCGGCGCCGACATGAAGCGCGACCTCACGTGGTGGGACCTCGCGTGGTTCGGCGTCGGCGCCGTCATCGGCGCCGGGATCTTCGTGCTCACGGGCCAGGAGGCCAGGGAGGACGTCGGCCCCGCCGTCGTCATCTCCTACGTCGTCTCCGGCGTCTCCGCCATGCTCTCCGTCTTCTGCTACACCGAGTTCGCCGTCGAGATCCCCGTCGCAG GTGGATCGTTCGCCTACTTGCGCGTGGAGCTGGGCGACTTCATGGCGTTCGTGGCGGCGGGCAACATCCTGCTGGAGTACTGCATCGGCGGCGCGGCCGTGGCGCGCGCCTGGACGTCCTACTTCGCCACGCTGCTGAACCACCAGCCCAGCGACTTCCGCATCCACGCGTCGGGGCTGGACGCCAACTACTCGGAGCTGGACCCCATCGCCGTGGTCGTCATCGCGCTCGTCTGCATCTTCGCCTCGGCCAGCACCAAGGGCACCTCCCGCTTCAACTACGTCCTCTCCGTCGTCCACATCGCcgtcatcatcttcatcatcgtGGCCGGGCTCACCAAGGCCGACGCCGCCAACATGCGGGACTTCATGCCCTTCGGCGTCCGCGGCATCTTCTCGGCGTCCGCCGTGCTCTTCTTCGCCTACATCGGCTTCGACGCCGTGAGCACCATGGCGGAGGAGACCAAGAACCCGGCGCGGGACATCCCCATCGGCCTCGTCGGCGCCATGACGCTCACCACCGCGCTCTACTGCGTGCTCGCCGTCACGCTCTGCCTGATGCAGCCCTACTCGTCCATCGACGCCGACGCGCCCTTCTCCGTGGCCTTCTCCGCCAGGGGCATGGACTGGGCCAAGTACATCGTCGCCTTCGGCGCGCTCAAGGGCATGACCACCGTGCTGCTCGTCAGCGCCGTCGGCCAGGCGCGGTACCTCACGCACATCGCCCGGACGCACATGATGCCGCCGTGGCTCGCGCAGGTGCACCCGCGCACGGGGACGCCCGTCAACGCCACCGTCGTCATGCTCGTCGCCACCGCCGTCATCGCCTTCTTCACCGACCTCGGCATCCTCTCCAACCTCCTCTCCATCTCCACGCTCTTCATCTTCAAGCTCGTCGCCGTCGCGCTGCTGGTCCGCCGCTACTACGTCGCCGGGGAGACCACGACCGCCAACCGGAACAAGCTGGCGGCGTGCATCGCCGCCATCCTCGCcacgtcgacggcgacggcgacgtgcTGGGGCGTCGACATCAACGGGTGGGTGCCGTACGCGGTGACGGTGACCGCGTGGTTCGTGTCCACGGTGTGCCTGTGGGCGTTCGTGCCGCAGGCCAGGGCGCCCAAGCTGTGGGGCGTGCCGCTGGTGCCGTGGCTGCCGTCGGCGTCCATCGCCATCAACGTCTTCCTCCTGGGCTCCATCGACTCCAAGTCGTTCATGCGCTTCGGGTACTGGACGGCCGCGCTGCTGGTTTACTACCTCTTCGTCGGCCTGCACGCGTCCTACGACACGGCCAAGGCGCTCGCCGCCGAGTCTGCCATCGCCAAGGTGGAGAACGGCGACGACAAGCCGGCACGAGGCGCCGTCCATAACGGCGTGTAA
- the LOC8062216 gene encoding U3 snoRNP-associated protein-like YAOH: MAPRPRKRASRPKPRPGSRRGGGGGDDDPFFESEPKRRRGGRDEDIESEDSDDDGGVAAVGGGFDEDGDGGGEEEDEETVGEKKMRMAKEWLQKVTEVAKRGQEDDDEDEDESGGRRVAEILQRKQLEESGRKRREIAARVLPPGPQDGFKFLVKHRQPVTAVALSKDSDKGFSASKDGVIMHWDVETGKCEKYIWPSENVLVSHHAKPPVSAKRSKQVLALAASSDGRYLASGGLDRHIHLWDVRSREHIQAFSGHRGPISCLSFAPDSSELFSGSFDRSIMQWNAEDRTYMNCLYGHQNEILTMDALSKDRILTVARDRTMHLWKIPEESQLVFRAPAAASLESCCFIDDKEFLSGSDDGSIELWSIMRKKPILIIKNAHAVSCTNLNSVDNDDESPKENGIHKPENVPSAAQSWVGTVAARRGSDLAASGAGNGLVRLWAVKPDSKGVEPLFDLKLDGFVNSLAIAKSGRFIVAGVGQEPRLGRWGRVRSAQNGVAIHPIRLKDEKEDL; this comes from the exons ATGGCGCCGCGCCCCCGCAAGCGGGCCTCGCGCCCCAAGCCCCGCCCGGGCTCCCgacgtggcggcggcggaggggacGACGACCCCTTCTTCGAGTCCGAGCCCAAGCGCCGCCGCGGGGGCCGTGACGAGGACATCGAGagcgaggacagcgacgacgacggcggcgtggCTGCGGTTGGTGGCGGATTTGATGAGGATGGGGACGggggcggcgaggaggaggacgaggagacGGTGGGGGAGAAGAAGATGCGTATGGCGAAGGAGTGGCTGCAGAAGGTCACTGAGGTCGCTAAGAGGGGGCAGGAggatgacgacgaggacgaggacgagtcGGGAGGGAGACGGGTGGCGGAGATCCTGCAGAGGAAGCAGCTCGAGGAGAGCGGCAGGAAGCGGAGGGAGATTGCCGCGAG GGTATTACCACCGGGCCCTCAGGATGGCTTTAAGTTTCTTGTGAAGCACCGGCAACCTGTTACTGCTGTTGCTTTATCCAAGGATAGTGATAAGGGATTTTCAGCATCAAAAGATGGAGTCATTATGCATTGGGATGTTGAAACTGGGAAATGTGAGAAGTATATATGGCCAAGTGAAAATGTGTTGGTTTCACATCATGCTAAACCACCAGTATCAGCTAAAAGAAGCAAGCAAGTGCTGGCTTTAGCTGCCAGTTCTGATGGTCGTTACTTGGCGAGTGGTGGCTTGGACCGTCATATCCATTTATGGGATGTTAGGTCACGGGAACACATACAG GCATTTAGCGGCCATCGGGGACCAATATCATGTCTTTCTTTTGCACCGGACTCTTCAGAGCTATTCTCTGGTTCTTTTGACCGTTCAATAATGCAGTGGAATGCAGAGGATAGAACATACATGAACTGTTTATATGGGCATCAGAATGAAATCTTGACAATGGATGCACTTAGCAAAGACAGGATTCTAACTGTAGCACGGGACCGTACGATGCACCTTTGGaag ATTCCAGAAGAGTCGCAGTTAGTGTTCCGTGCTCCTGCTGCCGCATCTTTAGAGAGTTGCTGCTTTATTGATGACAAGGAATTTTTGTCTGGATCTGATGATGGAAGCATTGAGCTTTGGAGCATAATGAGGAAAAAGCCTATTCTCATAATAAAAAATGCTCATGCAGTATCATGTACTAACCTTAATTCagttgacaatgatgatgagtcACCTAAAG AAAATGGAATACATAAACCTGAAAATGTGCCATCCGCAGCCCAGTCATGGGTTGGTACTGTTGCTGCAAGAAGAGGTTCTGACCTTGCTGCATCAGGAGCAGGAAATGGTTTAGTTCGTCTCTGGGCTGTCAAACCTGATTCCAAGGGAGTCGAGCCATTATTCGATTTGAAACTG GATGGATTTGTTAATTCTCTGGCCATAGCAAAATCTGGACGTTTTATTGTTGCTGGTGTTGGCCAG GAGCCTCGCCTGGGAAGATGGGGACGAGTTCGATCGGCCCAAAATGGAGTTGCAATTCACCCAATCCGACTAAAAGATGAGAAAGAGGATTTGTAG